A stretch of DNA from Arachis hypogaea cultivar Tifrunner chromosome 19, arahy.Tifrunner.gnm2.J5K5, whole genome shotgun sequence:
TGCCCTCACACTCAGCCTGAACAGGAGCCAGTCCACAAGGGCATTTGTGACAAAGTGCAACAAGTTCAGAGGCCTGAAGCCCAGAGAGTACGCGGCCCTCAAGGACTGCGCAGAGGAGATCAGCGACAGCTGTGACAGGCTGAGCAAGTCGCTGAAGGAGCTGAAGCTGTGCAAGGTGAAGGGTGACGATTTCAGATGGCACATCAGCAATGTTGAGACCTGGGTCTCTTCTGCTTTGACTGATGACAGCACCTGCGGTGATGGCTTTGCTGGCAACGCTCTCAATGGCAAGATGAAGGATTCCATCAGGGCTAGAATGGTAAATCTTGCTCAGGTCACTAGCAATGCCTTGTCACTCATCACCCACTATGCTTCACAGTACTAGTCttgtttcttcttctatttttgctttcaAGGATCATCTCAATCTTGTCTTTTATGTCACATATATAATCAAATCTAAATCCTTATAGATTatcatggttttgtaatctctaGTATTCTTACTGTCAATTGTGTATCATATATGCTGAAGCattactagtttttttttttttctaaggtATTTTCTAACTTTCAATCTAAGGACTAATTTGCTGTCATAAGATCAATTTAAGAATTTGCCATTGATACAAAATCACGGACTAATAAACTAACTATTAGATCAAATCAATTTGGTCTCTGAAGCATTactaattgattaattaattaagaaaaatacatGTAATCAACAATATTTTTTACCGAGTAATACTAGGGAGacagaacttgtcttatttagcattcattaattgttacaataattaataaatactaaataaggtaagttatgactgtttttggttaattttttttttattaccaaacattTCTGTTTTAAATAATATGTgaaaaatgtgaattaatagaattaaaagagtaaattaatcttaaatttaattaataatattaaattatgatgaagtgtatttttatttgattagtagTTGTTTATGGTTACAAGAATTGAGAAATTGACATGGTGTTAGAGATAGATCCTAAATTTGCCTAACTTGAAGGCCCCAATTAAGTACCATCATAATGtgataatcaaattaaataatcggGAATGGTGGAGCAAAATACGGAATCGAAGTCCGAAAAGGCGACCAATTGGAAACCGTGcaagaaaaaatgaattcaaattaataaaatattttaaaaaaaaaactcaaaagaaaaaagcaaagcATAAACAAAGTGAAGTGTGAAACGAAAGTTGAATGAATGGGATGGGACCTCACCTCACATGCTACTATTGTTGATTTGGTATACATTCATTATACACCCTTTTCccctaaactaaaaaaaattcaactaagaaATTAATAGTTCCATCTACTTGCTTACCTACTTTTCTTCTTACCCTTTATTTATCGTTATTATTATAGGTACAAttaaatagataatttttttttttttttttttggtttcccacggtatcccccaacccgacaggccaaggactaatccgtcgcggtactgagctccatttaagggtttgccgctggccaatgagttgctgcatgcacaaggcgggattcgaacccccgacacttgcttaagcggactagtgagctaaccactagaccaacccaacttggttaaaTAGATAATTTATGTTATTAACTTAGAATGCCACAACTTCCCCTTTCTTAATTTAGTGTATTTACTTGCTTTATAAACCGTGTACTTAGAGTCAGAGGTTTCGTTAAAAGTGCACTAAGCCCAAACACGCGCTaaattcttattctatttattgttTTACGGTTTTCAACCCAAAAATAGAAATTGCATCGTGTAAAACAATAGAATAAGAATGTGTGTTGAATAAGCGTGTAAAATATTAGTGTTTATAGAAAAGTTTTTAGATCATATTAGTGTAGAAACCTATGTCAAGCTTCAAAGAGAGTCCGAGTCTTGTAATATGTTCACATTTAAACCACGTATTTGATGTGCAAGGCCATAACACCCTctcttgaattaatt
This window harbors:
- the LOC112752046 gene encoding 21 kDa protein, with protein sequence MAKGLHLSLWLVLVSVISVTFRAENVSASPSNFIKSSCSTTTFPNVCVESLSVYANTIQQDPHELVQTALTLSLNRSQSTRAFVTKCNKFRGLKPREYAALKDCAEEISDSCDRLSKSLKELKLCKVKGDDFRWHISNVETWVSSALTDDSTCGDGFAGNALNGKMKDSIRARMVNLAQVTSNALSLITHYASQY